From a single Eleginops maclovinus isolate JMC-PN-2008 ecotype Puerto Natales chromosome 2, JC_Emac_rtc_rv5, whole genome shotgun sequence genomic region:
- the hmg20a gene encoding high mobility group protein 20A isoform X2, translated as MEEQTASPAANADNNGQRNGDEKPRRGNWTKGRKRKKPMKDSNAPKAPLTGYVRFMNDRREQLRAERPDVPFPEITRMLGNEWSKLPPEEKQRYLDEAERDKERYMRELEKYQKTEAYKHFTRKVQEKQKGKRHRGDAGHQVANEALHEDGEGKDRTVFDIPIFTEEFLNHSKAREAEMRQLRKTNMEYEERNAALQKHVESMRGAVERLEGDVMQERGRNGLLHQHLETLRQALTSSFSSVPLPASGETPTLDSIDSYMKKLHSIIVSSPQEHENLINTVREVVNRLDR; from the exons ATGGAGGAGCAGACCGCCTCTCCTGCAGCCAACGCAGACAACAACGGCCAGAGAAATGGAGATGAG AAGCCCCGACGTGGCAACTGGACcaaggggaggaagaggaagaagccGATGAAGGACAGCAACGCACCCAAGGCCCCCCTCACGGGCTACGTCCGCTTCATGAACGACAGGCGGGAGCAGCTACGGGCCGAGCGCCCGGACGTGCCCTTTCCAGAGATCACCAGGATGCTGGGCAACGAGTGGAGCAAGCTGCCCCCCGAGGAGAAGCAG cgATACTTGGACGAGGCGGAACGAGATAAGGAGCGCTACATGCGGGAGCTGGAGAAGTACCAAAAGACGGAGGCCTACAAACATTTCACCAGGAAGGTTCAGGAGAAGCAGAAAGGCAAGAGACACAGGGGAG aTGCGGGGCACCAGGTAGCCAATGAAGCTCTTCACGAG GATGGGGAAGGGAAGGACAGAACTGTGTTCGACATCCCCATCTTCACTGAGGAGTTCCTCAACCACAGCAAAG CGCGTGAAGCGGAGATGCGGCAGCTGCGTAAGACCAACATGGAGTACGAGGAGCGCAACGCGGCGCTGCAGAAGCACGTGGAGAGCATGCGCGGCGCCGTCGAGAGGCTGGAAGGCGACGTGATGCAGGAGAGGGGACGCAACGGGCTCCTCCACCAGCACTTGGAGACCCTGCGGCAGGCGCTGACCTCCAGCTTCTCTTCCGTGCCTCTGCCAG CGAGTGGAGAGACGCCCACGCTGGACAGCATTGACTCCTACATGAAGAAGCTGCACAGCATCATAGTCAGCAGCCCCCAGGAGCACGAGAACCTCATCAACACTGTGAGGGAAGTGGTCAACCGTCTGGACAG ATAA
- the hmg20a gene encoding high mobility group protein 20A isoform X1, protein MEEQTASPAANADNNGQRNGDEKPRRGNWTKGRKRKKPMKDSNAPKAPLTGYVRFMNDRREQLRAERPDVPFPEITRMLGNEWSKLPPEEKQRYLDEAERDKERYMRELEKYQKTEAYKHFTRKVQEKQKGKRHRGDAGHQVANEALHEKDGEGKDRTVFDIPIFTEEFLNHSKAREAEMRQLRKTNMEYEERNAALQKHVESMRGAVERLEGDVMQERGRNGLLHQHLETLRQALTSSFSSVPLPASGETPTLDSIDSYMKKLHSIIVSSPQEHENLINTVREVVNRLDR, encoded by the exons ATGGAGGAGCAGACCGCCTCTCCTGCAGCCAACGCAGACAACAACGGCCAGAGAAATGGAGATGAG AAGCCCCGACGTGGCAACTGGACcaaggggaggaagaggaagaagccGATGAAGGACAGCAACGCACCCAAGGCCCCCCTCACGGGCTACGTCCGCTTCATGAACGACAGGCGGGAGCAGCTACGGGCCGAGCGCCCGGACGTGCCCTTTCCAGAGATCACCAGGATGCTGGGCAACGAGTGGAGCAAGCTGCCCCCCGAGGAGAAGCAG cgATACTTGGACGAGGCGGAACGAGATAAGGAGCGCTACATGCGGGAGCTGGAGAAGTACCAAAAGACGGAGGCCTACAAACATTTCACCAGGAAGGTTCAGGAGAAGCAGAAAGGCAAGAGACACAGGGGAG aTGCGGGGCACCAGGTAGCCAATGAAGCTCTTCACGAG AAGGATGGGGAAGGGAAGGACAGAACTGTGTTCGACATCCCCATCTTCACTGAGGAGTTCCTCAACCACAGCAAAG CGCGTGAAGCGGAGATGCGGCAGCTGCGTAAGACCAACATGGAGTACGAGGAGCGCAACGCGGCGCTGCAGAAGCACGTGGAGAGCATGCGCGGCGCCGTCGAGAGGCTGGAAGGCGACGTGATGCAGGAGAGGGGACGCAACGGGCTCCTCCACCAGCACTTGGAGACCCTGCGGCAGGCGCTGACCTCCAGCTTCTCTTCCGTGCCTCTGCCAG CGAGTGGAGAGACGCCCACGCTGGACAGCATTGACTCCTACATGAAGAAGCTGCACAGCATCATAGTCAGCAGCCCCCAGGAGCACGAGAACCTCATCAACACTGTGAGGGAAGTGGTCAACCGTCTGGACAG ATAA
- the hmg20a gene encoding high mobility group protein 20A isoform X3 codes for MEEQTASPAANADNNGQRNGDEKPRRGNWTKGRKRKKPMKDSNAPKAPLTGYVRFMNDRREQLRAERPDVPFPEITRMLGNEWSKLPPEEKQRYLDEAERDKERYMRELEKYQKTEAYKHFTRKVQEKQKDAGHQVANEALHEKDGEGKDRTVFDIPIFTEEFLNHSKAREAEMRQLRKTNMEYEERNAALQKHVESMRGAVERLEGDVMQERGRNGLLHQHLETLRQALTSSFSSVPLPASGETPTLDSIDSYMKKLHSIIVSSPQEHENLINTVREVVNRLDR; via the exons ATGGAGGAGCAGACCGCCTCTCCTGCAGCCAACGCAGACAACAACGGCCAGAGAAATGGAGATGAG AAGCCCCGACGTGGCAACTGGACcaaggggaggaagaggaagaagccGATGAAGGACAGCAACGCACCCAAGGCCCCCCTCACGGGCTACGTCCGCTTCATGAACGACAGGCGGGAGCAGCTACGGGCCGAGCGCCCGGACGTGCCCTTTCCAGAGATCACCAGGATGCTGGGCAACGAGTGGAGCAAGCTGCCCCCCGAGGAGAAGCAG cgATACTTGGACGAGGCGGAACGAGATAAGGAGCGCTACATGCGGGAGCTGGAGAAGTACCAAAAGACGGAGGCCTACAAACATTTCACCAGGAAGGTTCAGGAGAAGCAGAAAG aTGCGGGGCACCAGGTAGCCAATGAAGCTCTTCACGAG AAGGATGGGGAAGGGAAGGACAGAACTGTGTTCGACATCCCCATCTTCACTGAGGAGTTCCTCAACCACAGCAAAG CGCGTGAAGCGGAGATGCGGCAGCTGCGTAAGACCAACATGGAGTACGAGGAGCGCAACGCGGCGCTGCAGAAGCACGTGGAGAGCATGCGCGGCGCCGTCGAGAGGCTGGAAGGCGACGTGATGCAGGAGAGGGGACGCAACGGGCTCCTCCACCAGCACTTGGAGACCCTGCGGCAGGCGCTGACCTCCAGCTTCTCTTCCGTGCCTCTGCCAG CGAGTGGAGAGACGCCCACGCTGGACAGCATTGACTCCTACATGAAGAAGCTGCACAGCATCATAGTCAGCAGCCCCCAGGAGCACGAGAACCTCATCAACACTGTGAGGGAAGTGGTCAACCGTCTGGACAG ATAA
- the hmg20a gene encoding high mobility group protein 20A isoform X4, which produces MEEQTASPAANADNNGQRNGDEKPRRGNWTKGRKRKKPMKDSNAPKAPLTGYVRFMNDRREQLRAERPDVPFPEITRMLGNEWSKLPPEEKQRYLDEAERDKERYMRELEKYQKTEAYKHFTRKVQEKQKDAGHQVANEALHEDGEGKDRTVFDIPIFTEEFLNHSKAREAEMRQLRKTNMEYEERNAALQKHVESMRGAVERLEGDVMQERGRNGLLHQHLETLRQALTSSFSSVPLPASGETPTLDSIDSYMKKLHSIIVSSPQEHENLINTVREVVNRLDR; this is translated from the exons ATGGAGGAGCAGACCGCCTCTCCTGCAGCCAACGCAGACAACAACGGCCAGAGAAATGGAGATGAG AAGCCCCGACGTGGCAACTGGACcaaggggaggaagaggaagaagccGATGAAGGACAGCAACGCACCCAAGGCCCCCCTCACGGGCTACGTCCGCTTCATGAACGACAGGCGGGAGCAGCTACGGGCCGAGCGCCCGGACGTGCCCTTTCCAGAGATCACCAGGATGCTGGGCAACGAGTGGAGCAAGCTGCCCCCCGAGGAGAAGCAG cgATACTTGGACGAGGCGGAACGAGATAAGGAGCGCTACATGCGGGAGCTGGAGAAGTACCAAAAGACGGAGGCCTACAAACATTTCACCAGGAAGGTTCAGGAGAAGCAGAAAG aTGCGGGGCACCAGGTAGCCAATGAAGCTCTTCACGAG GATGGGGAAGGGAAGGACAGAACTGTGTTCGACATCCCCATCTTCACTGAGGAGTTCCTCAACCACAGCAAAG CGCGTGAAGCGGAGATGCGGCAGCTGCGTAAGACCAACATGGAGTACGAGGAGCGCAACGCGGCGCTGCAGAAGCACGTGGAGAGCATGCGCGGCGCCGTCGAGAGGCTGGAAGGCGACGTGATGCAGGAGAGGGGACGCAACGGGCTCCTCCACCAGCACTTGGAGACCCTGCGGCAGGCGCTGACCTCCAGCTTCTCTTCCGTGCCTCTGCCAG CGAGTGGAGAGACGCCCACGCTGGACAGCATTGACTCCTACATGAAGAAGCTGCACAGCATCATAGTCAGCAGCCCCCAGGAGCACGAGAACCTCATCAACACTGTGAGGGAAGTGGTCAACCGTCTGGACAG ATAA